Proteins from a genomic interval of Staphylococcus debuckii:
- a CDS encoding complement inhibitor SCIN family protein, translating to MNFKQFLLSGLAVALLGSAGANIFSKQAEAASYGAYEFRDYNVTAKENLKNLLNASSYYKGMAKESGARFYQNKLNQELHFAKKQQNASNDSQVVTAINRLSAVYNEVFQIHLQTEKGSSDVQSKKTELQNLIIKANGLLTESRHLMNQDEAQLKKTVEQAQTVLKQAQPDYELVNAISTVQQGIKNVEQYKAFVNHR from the coding sequence ATGAATTTTAAACAATTTTTACTCTCAGGATTAGCAGTCGCTTTACTTGGATCTGCAGGAGCAAACATATTTTCAAAGCAAGCTGAAGCTGCTTCTTATGGGGCATATGAGTTCCGTGACTATAATGTAACAGCGAAAGAAAACTTAAAGAACTTACTTAATGCAAGTTCGTATTATAAAGGAATGGCGAAAGAATCAGGGGCAAGATTTTATCAAAATAAATTGAATCAAGAGTTGCACTTTGCTAAAAAACAACAAAATGCTTCAAATGATTCACAAGTTGTAACAGCGATTAACAGATTATCAGCTGTCTATAACGAAGTTTTCCAAATCCACTTGCAAACTGAAAAAGGTAGTTCAGATGTTCAAAGTAAAAAGACAGAACTACAAAATTTAATTATTAAAGCAAACGGTTTATTAACAGAAAGTCGTCATTTAATGAATCAAGATGAAGCACAATTGAAAAAGACAGTGGAACAAGCACAAACTGTATTAAAGCAAGCGCAACCAGATTATGAATTAGTCAATGCAATCAGCACTGTACAACAAGGTATTAAAAACGTTGAACAATACAAAGCATTCGTAAACCATCGTTAA
- a CDS encoding NUDIX hydrolase, translated as MPPKHIVSASCVVLNDEDIILLIKSPLRGWEIPGGQIENGETIREGVIREVKEESGVDVELTEFCGVFQNTEHSIINNLFKGKYISGQLTTSDESLEVGFFTYAEVMEKVTWGNFTERIRLCFSEEEQPFLISF; from the coding sequence ATGCCCCCAAAACATATCGTGTCTGCTTCATGTGTTGTATTAAACGACGAAGATATAATTTTATTAATCAAAAGTCCATTGCGCGGTTGGGAAATTCCTGGTGGCCAAATTGAAAACGGAGAAACTATTCGAGAAGGCGTCATCCGTGAAGTCAAAGAAGAATCAGGCGTTGACGTTGAGTTGACTGAGTTCTGTGGTGTCTTTCAAAATACAGAGCATTCTATTATCAACAACTTGTTTAAAGGTAAATATATCAGTGGTCAACTCACAACGAGTGACGAAAGTTTAGAAGTCGGTTTCTTTACTTATGCAGAAGTAATGGAAAAAGTAACCTGGGGAAATTTCACTGAACGCATACGTTTGTGCTTTTCTGAGGAAGAGCAACCTTTTTTAATTTCGTTTTAA
- a CDS encoding PTS sugar transporter subunit IIC, which produces MDIIIGTGLLLLILVFFTLFTYYAPDGRAVMGALATAAIATFLVEALQGYVLGDILHIEFLKKTGKLAGTLSGVIVGFLVALSRKINTQNSALLAVSFAGIGLIPALFGAYLMTFVIRLIEKKITNGLDFIIVVIFCIPLARLLGVGFTPLVDGSLLKIGGIIDAAMAASPLLMGLILGGIITVVGTSPLSSMALTAMLGLTGAPMAVAALTAFASSFMNTTLLHRLKIGNLKSVISIAIEPLSKADLVSSNPVPIYVTNFIGGGLAGMVIAYSGLINDAPGTAAPTPGILVMFGFNPALEVLKYAAIAAIICFIVGIVMSYLFRNYPIRNSEVTGYQSKINPELTKV; this is translated from the coding sequence ATAGATATTATAATTGGTACTGGCTTATTATTACTCATCTTAGTCTTTTTCACGTTATTTACATATTATGCACCAGATGGCCGTGCAGTAATGGGGGCTTTGGCCACTGCAGCAATTGCGACATTTTTAGTTGAAGCACTTCAAGGATATGTTTTGGGAGATATCTTGCATATTGAATTTTTGAAAAAAACAGGGAAATTAGCAGGGACATTAAGTGGTGTTATTGTAGGTTTTCTAGTTGCTTTGTCTAGAAAAATAAACACACAAAATTCAGCTCTGCTTGCTGTGTCATTTGCAGGAATCGGATTAATTCCAGCATTATTCGGAGCTTATCTTATGACATTTGTTATTCGATTGATAGAAAAGAAAATTACAAATGGATTAGACTTTATCATAGTTGTGATTTTCTGTATTCCATTAGCGCGTCTATTAGGAGTAGGTTTTACCCCGTTAGTTGATGGATCGTTACTAAAAATTGGAGGTATTATTGATGCGGCGATGGCAGCAAGTCCATTGCTTATGGGCTTAATACTTGGCGGTATTATCACAGTAGTAGGTACCTCACCGTTGAGTTCTATGGCACTTACAGCGATGTTAGGATTGACAGGCGCTCCGATGGCAGTTGCAGCTCTAACAGCGTTTGCTTCCAGCTTCATGAATACAACTCTCTTGCATCGCCTGAAAATCGGTAATTTGAAATCTGTGATTTCTATTGCAATTGAACCTTTATCAAAAGCGGATTTAGTATCATCGAATCCTGTGCCGATATATGTTACAAACTTTATAGGCGGCGGACTGGCTGGAATGGTAATTGCTTATTCAGGTTTAATTAATGACGCGCCAGGCACTGCAGCGCCGACGCCAGGTATATTGGTGATGTTTGGATTCAATCCTGCATTAGAAGTGTTGAAATATGCTGCGATTGCTGCAATAATCTGCTTTATTGTAGGTATCGTAATGTCTTATTTATTTAGAAATTATCCTATTCGGAACAGTGAAGTTACAGGATATCAATCGAAAATAAATCCAGAACTAACAAAAGTATAA
- the guaA gene encoding glutamine-hydrolyzing GMP synthase, which yields MEMAKEQELILVLDFGSQYNQLITRRIREMGVYSELHDHEISIEEIKKMNPKGIILSGGPNSVYEEGSYTIDPEIYNLGVPVLGICYGMQLTTKLLGGKVERANEREYGKAIIRAKADELFFGLPEEQTVWMSHSDKVIEIPEGFESIADSPSTPYAAIEDKERRIYGVQFHPEVRHTEYGNDILRNFVRRICDCTGEWTMENFIDLEIEKIREQVGDRKVLCAMSGGVDSSVVAVLLHKAIGDQLTCIFVDHGLLRKGEGDMVMEQFGEGFNMNIIRVNAKDRFMDKLKGVSDPEQKRKIIGNEFVYVFDDEASKLKGVDFLAQGTLYTDVIESGTKTAQTIKSHHNVGGLPEDMQFELIEPINTLFKDEVRALGIELGIPEHLVWRQPFPGPGLGIRVLGEITEEKLEIVRESDAILREVIREEGLEREIWQYFTVLPGMRSVGVMGDYRTYDYTIGIRAVTSIDGMTSDFARIDWEVLQKISSRIVNEVDHVNRVVYDVTSKPPSTIEWE from the coding sequence ATGGAAATGGCGAAAGAACAAGAGTTAATTCTTGTATTAGACTTTGGTAGCCAATACAACCAATTAATTACACGTCGTATTCGTGAAATGGGCGTATATAGTGAGTTGCATGACCACGAAATTTCTATTGAAGAAATTAAAAAGATGAACCCAAAAGGTATCATCTTGTCAGGTGGTCCTAACTCAGTATACGAAGAAGGCTCATACACAATCGACCCTGAAATTTATAATCTAGGCGTACCTGTTCTTGGTATTTGCTACGGTATGCAATTAACGACTAAATTATTAGGCGGTAAAGTAGAACGTGCAAACGAAAGAGAATATGGTAAAGCCATCATTCGTGCTAAAGCAGATGAATTATTCTTCGGATTACCTGAAGAACAAACAGTATGGATGAGCCATTCTGATAAAGTGATTGAAATTCCAGAAGGCTTTGAATCCATTGCAGATAGCCCAAGTACGCCATATGCTGCGATTGAAGATAAAGAACGTCGAATTTACGGTGTTCAATTCCATCCAGAAGTACGTCATACAGAATATGGTAACGATATTTTACGTAATTTCGTACGTCGTATCTGTGACTGTACAGGTGAATGGACTATGGAAAACTTCATCGATTTAGAAATCGAAAAAATTCGTGAGCAAGTCGGCGACCGTAAAGTATTATGTGCTATGAGCGGCGGTGTAGACTCATCCGTTGTTGCTGTATTATTGCATAAAGCTATCGGCGACCAATTGACTTGTATCTTCGTTGACCATGGTTTGTTACGTAAAGGCGAAGGCGACATGGTAATGGAACAATTCGGTGAAGGTTTCAACATGAATATTATTCGTGTAAATGCCAAAGATCGTTTCATGGATAAATTAAAAGGTGTTTCTGATCCAGAACAAAAACGTAAAATCATCGGTAACGAATTCGTTTATGTATTTGATGACGAAGCTTCTAAATTAAAAGGTGTAGACTTCCTTGCACAAGGTACGCTTTACACTGATGTTATCGAATCAGGTACTAAAACTGCACAAACAATTAAATCTCACCACAACGTAGGTGGATTACCTGAAGACATGCAGTTTGAATTAATCGAACCTATCAATACTTTATTCAAAGATGAAGTACGTGCTTTAGGTATTGAATTAGGTATTCCTGAACACTTAGTTTGGAGACAGCCATTCCCAGGTCCAGGACTTGGTATCCGTGTACTAGGTGAAATCACTGAAGAAAAATTAGAAATCGTCCGCGAATCTGATGCGATTCTACGTGAAGTGATTCGTGAAGAAGGATTAGAACGTGAAATTTGGCAATACTTCACAGTATTACCAGGTATGCGTTCAGTAGGTGTTATGGGTGACTATCGCACTTATGATTATACGATTGGTATCCGCGCCGTAACTTCTATCGATGGTATGACAAGTGACTTTGCGCGTATCGATTGGGAAGTATTACAAAAAATCTCAAGTCGTATCGTAAACGAAGTTGATCACGTAAACCGTGTTGTTTATGATGTAACTTCTAAGCCGCCAAGTACCATAGAGTGGGAATAA